The proteins below are encoded in one region of Syntrophotalea carbinolica DSM 2380:
- a CDS encoding phosphatidylglycerophosphatase A family protein, which yields MRRFLLFLSSNAGLGYAPVASGTFGTLAGILAFYLLAPLPAGLYLTTWTALLFLSFWICDAAGNIYGVADDGRIVLDELVGYLVTVALLPFTWQNALLGFAFFRLFDIFKLPPAHQFDRHLKNGIGVVMDDVVAGLYGAAALRLTLYWLG from the coding sequence ATGCGCCGATTCCTTCTGTTTTTATCCAGTAACGCCGGACTGGGCTATGCGCCCGTGGCCTCCGGCACCTTCGGCACGCTGGCCGGCATACTGGCATTCTACCTGTTGGCACCACTGCCCGCGGGGCTGTACCTTACCACATGGACGGCCCTGCTGTTTCTGTCGTTCTGGATCTGCGATGCGGCAGGCAACATCTACGGAGTGGCGGATGACGGGCGCATTGTCCTGGACGAACTGGTCGGCTACCTCGTGACGGTCGCTCTGCTGCCCTTTACCTGGCAGAACGCCCTGCTCGGCTTCGCTTTTTTCCGGTTGTTCGACATCTTCAAATTACCACCGGCACATCAGTTCGACCGCCACCTGAAAAACGGCATCGGCGTGGTGATGGACGATGTGGTGGCCGGCCTTTACGGCGCTGCAGCCCTACGGCTGACCCTTTACTGGCTGGGATAG
- the thpR gene encoding RNA 2',3'-cyclic phosphodiesterase, with the protein MKTVRAFIAAPLDGPVFEKIVRLQQELSAALPSVRWVRPETMHLTLAFLGDISEESLEKIGGSMLSIGSVFAPVTVDVGGLGAFPSLKRPRVVWLGLQNANTLCDLQMTITDMLRQLQVSWDDKPFKPHLTLGRCRQPVPAIDQRLAPFMERQCGHLRISRLVLYESQLTARGAIHLPRYETPLTGPSGGRH; encoded by the coding sequence ATGAAAACGGTTCGCGCCTTTATCGCAGCCCCCCTTGACGGGCCCGTTTTCGAGAAAATAGTGCGACTGCAGCAGGAGTTGTCCGCCGCCCTGCCATCCGTACGCTGGGTGCGGCCGGAAACCATGCATCTCACCCTGGCGTTCCTGGGCGATATCTCCGAAGAATCGCTTGAAAAAATCGGCGGGTCTATGCTATCGATAGGAAGTGTTTTCGCACCCGTGACCGTAGATGTCGGCGGGCTTGGCGCCTTTCCGTCTCTGAAACGACCGAGGGTCGTATGGCTGGGGCTGCAAAACGCAAATACACTATGCGACCTGCAGATGACGATCACAGATATGTTGCGCCAGCTGCAGGTGTCCTGGGATGACAAACCCTTCAAACCCCACTTGACCCTTGGACGCTGCCGGCAACCCGTTCCGGCCATCGACCAGCGGCTGGCACCGTTTATGGAAAGACAGTGCGGCCATCTGCGGATTTCTCGTCTGGTACTGTACGAAAGCCAGCTAACGGCGCGCGGCGCCATACATCTGCCGCGCTACGAAACACCGCTGACCGGTCCATCCGGCGGCCGCCACTAA
- a CDS encoding competence/damage-inducible protein A, with product MSLNIAILTTGDELVNGEMSDTNTARIAQLLGSWGYIVRESRAIGDDEVEIETALKDMSGRRDVIISTGGLGPTDDDLTARIAARAFGRRLVLNEEALAQIRRFFAEKNKEMHPRNEKQALLPQKTVILPNRLGTAPGFHLCHEQCDMFFLPGVPREMVDMLKEQVLPRLHERSGGQAPRQERILKVFGLSEPKVEEHFSQAPLPEGVELAFGVEFPFVYVKLRACGDQAGALLDRAEMHTRKVLQPFVFAVGQETLAGNVARMLTDTGLTLALAESCTGGMISQMLTDIPGASRFLERGGVTYSNAAKQDWLQVSEDILNQEGAVSKACAQAMAQGIRQAAGTDLGLAITGIAGPDGGTPDKPVGTVFLALSTTGEERVQGYRFSGDREQIRHISACMALEWLRRYLGNLY from the coding sequence ATGAGTCTGAATATCGCGATACTGACCACCGGTGACGAGTTGGTCAACGGAGAGATGTCCGACACCAATACTGCCCGCATTGCCCAGCTGCTTGGATCCTGGGGTTATATTGTCAGGGAATCCCGCGCCATAGGCGACGACGAGGTCGAAATCGAAACCGCCCTGAAAGATATGTCAGGCCGGCGCGATGTCATCATCAGCACCGGCGGCCTCGGCCCCACAGACGATGACCTGACGGCCCGAATCGCCGCCCGGGCCTTCGGCCGCCGCCTGGTGCTCAACGAGGAAGCGCTGGCACAGATTCGCCGGTTTTTCGCCGAAAAGAACAAGGAGATGCATCCGCGTAACGAAAAGCAGGCGCTGTTGCCGCAAAAGACCGTGATTCTGCCCAATCGCCTCGGCACCGCCCCCGGTTTTCACCTGTGCCACGAACAGTGCGACATGTTTTTCCTACCCGGCGTACCCCGGGAAATGGTGGACATGCTTAAAGAACAGGTCCTGCCGCGCCTGCATGAGCGCAGCGGCGGCCAGGCCCCGCGGCAGGAGCGCATTCTTAAGGTTTTCGGTTTGTCGGAACCCAAAGTCGAAGAACATTTCAGCCAGGCCCCCCTGCCCGAGGGCGTGGAACTGGCTTTCGGCGTCGAGTTTCCCTTTGTTTACGTCAAGCTGCGCGCTTGCGGCGACCAGGCCGGAGCGCTGCTCGATCGGGCCGAAATGCACACCCGCAAAGTGCTGCAACCGTTTGTCTTCGCCGTTGGCCAGGAGACCCTGGCCGGCAATGTCGCCCGCATGCTGACCGATACCGGCCTGACCCTGGCTCTGGCTGAATCCTGCACCGGCGGCATGATCTCGCAGATGTTGACCGACATTCCCGGCGCGTCCCGGTTTCTGGAGCGAGGCGGAGTGACCTATTCCAACGCGGCCAAGCAGGATTGGCTGCAGGTCTCCGAGGATATCCTGAATCAGGAAGGTGCCGTCAGCAAAGCCTGCGCCCAGGCCATGGCACAGGGTATCCGCCAGGCCGCGGGCACCGATCTGGGACTGGCCATCACCGGCATCGCGGGTCCCGACGGCGGCACACCGGACAAACCGGTCGGCACGGTTTTCCTGGCGTTGAGCACGACCGGGGAAGAACGCGTCCAGGGTTACCGTTTCAGCGGTGATCGCGAGCAGATCCGGCACATATCCGCCTGCATGGCCCTGGAATGGCTGCGCCGTTATCTGGGCAATCTCTACTGA
- a CDS encoding type IV pilus twitching motility protein PilT: MELNNILAVALKAKASDIHIKAGLPPIYRIDGALRPLPKAPRLDAEGVHKMAYGIMNKHRQEFFEEHHEVDMAYGVAGLGRFRVNVFTQRGTISMVFRVIPFTCPALDDLYLPPVIKKIAMESRGLVLVTGATGSGKSTTLAAMIDYINTHRTEHVITVEDPIEFLHRDKKCIVNQREVGSDTESFAAALKHSLRQDPDIILVGEMRDLETVETALHASETGHLVLATLHTIDAPESINRIVSVFPPHQHRQIRSQLSGVLKAVVSQRLVPRADGKGRVPAVEVMISTARTRDLIDDKEKTKLLGDAIQQGFVSYGMQTFDQSLMSLYRNELITFEEAVRQSSNPDDFKLKASGISSASDLSWEDFDKKSEESEEEDSDILRNHGTSN; this comes from the coding sequence ATGGAACTGAACAATATTCTGGCCGTCGCCCTCAAAGCCAAAGCCTCGGATATCCATATTAAAGCGGGATTGCCGCCGATCTACCGCATCGACGGTGCATTGCGACCGTTGCCCAAGGCCCCGCGCCTCGATGCCGAGGGCGTGCACAAAATGGCCTACGGCATCATGAACAAACACCGGCAGGAATTCTTCGAGGAACACCACGAGGTCGACATGGCCTACGGTGTGGCCGGACTCGGTCGATTTCGCGTCAACGTCTTCACCCAGCGCGGCACGATCAGCATGGTTTTCCGTGTTATTCCCTTTACCTGCCCGGCACTGGATGATCTGTATCTGCCACCGGTTATCAAAAAAATCGCCATGGAATCGCGTGGTCTGGTGTTGGTGACCGGGGCCACCGGTTCGGGAAAGTCCACCACCCTGGCGGCCATGATCGATTACATCAATACGCACCGTACCGAACACGTCATCACCGTCGAAGATCCCATCGAGTTTTTGCATCGCGACAAAAAGTGCATCGTCAACCAGCGCGAAGTCGGCAGCGACACCGAAAGCTTCGCCGCGGCACTTAAGCATTCTTTGCGCCAGGATCCGGACATCATCCTGGTCGGCGAGATGCGCGACTTGGAGACGGTGGAAACTGCCCTGCATGCGTCTGAAACCGGCCATCTGGTACTGGCCACCCTGCACACCATCGATGCACCGGAATCGATCAACCGTATCGTCTCGGTATTTCCGCCCCATCAGCACCGCCAGATCCGATCGCAGCTTTCGGGCGTCCTCAAAGCGGTGGTTTCGCAGCGCCTGGTGCCGCGTGCCGACGGAAAGGGCCGCGTACCGGCGGTGGAAGTCATGATTTCCACCGCTCGTACCCGTGACCTGATCGACGACAAGGAAAAAACCAAACTGCTTGGCGACGCCATACAGCAAGGCTTCGTATCGTACGGCATGCAGACCTTCGACCAGTCGCTGATGTCGCTGTACCGCAACGAACTGATCACTTTCGAAGAAGCGGTCCGACAAAGCTCCAATCCCGACGACTTCAAACTCAAAGCTTCCGGTATTTCCTCGGCATCCGACCTCAGCTGGGAAGACTTTGACAAGAAGAGTGAAGAATCGGAAGAAGAAGATTCGGACATCCTGCGCAACCATGGCACCTCGAACTGA
- a CDS encoding AAA family ATPase: protein MTKRIFVAATGQECGKTTTSISLLHMARKKYQRVGFIKPLGPKPTLHKGRWVDLDAALIAEIFDLEDDLDLMSPVVLQPESTRQLLDGKISAEALRSKIVAAAEELSRRCDFLVIEGAGHVGVGSVAGLSNPDMAYLLDAPMLMVTDAGIGRVIDNVHLNHALCQQKQADLRLVLVNKLLPSKRENTLKYLNIAFDGMPFDIMGGFNYSPILADPTVKHVASLLNVLLKGDLDAQQHIIHHVHLGAASTQRVADLLEESTLIIVTSTRNELLVTLASLYNIPEYHSKIAGLVIPGLYPISKVTQQILDRSNIPYMRAEDLSSAEVFSAIANDTTKIHPEDREKISLLQKLAETAIDFDAIDSLF, encoded by the coding sequence GTGACCAAAAGGATTTTTGTTGCCGCGACCGGGCAGGAATGCGGTAAAACCACCACCAGCATCTCCCTGCTGCATATGGCACGCAAAAAATATCAACGCGTCGGCTTCATCAAACCGTTGGGCCCCAAGCCAACCCTTCACAAGGGCCGCTGGGTCGACCTGGATGCGGCGCTTATCGCCGAAATTTTCGATCTCGAAGACGATCTCGATCTGATGTCGCCGGTGGTGTTGCAACCCGAATCGACCCGCCAGTTGCTGGACGGCAAAATATCCGCCGAAGCACTGAGGAGCAAAATCGTTGCGGCGGCGGAAGAGCTTTCCAGACGCTGCGATTTTCTGGTCATCGAGGGCGCCGGGCATGTCGGTGTCGGCTCTGTTGCAGGGCTCAGCAATCCGGATATGGCGTATTTACTCGACGCCCCCATGCTGATGGTCACCGATGCCGGTATCGGCAGAGTCATCGACAACGTGCACCTGAACCATGCTTTGTGCCAGCAGAAACAGGCGGATCTGCGCCTGGTTCTGGTCAACAAGTTATTACCCTCCAAACGGGAAAATACCCTAAAATATCTGAATATCGCCTTCGACGGCATGCCGTTCGACATCATGGGGGGATTCAATTATTCGCCGATCCTCGCCGACCCGACCGTCAAGCACGTCGCCAGCTTGCTGAATGTCTTACTCAAAGGCGACCTGGACGCCCAGCAGCACATCATCCACCATGTCCATCTCGGTGCGGCCTCGACGCAGCGCGTTGCCGATCTACTGGAAGAATCGACCCTTATCATCGTCACCAGCACCCGCAACGAATTGCTGGTAACCCTCGCATCCCTGTACAACATTCCGGAATACCACTCCAAAATCGCCGGACTGGTTATCCCCGGACTGTATCCCATATCCAAAGTCACCCAGCAGATTCTCGACCGCAGCAACATCCCTTACATGCGCGCGGAAGACCTCAGCAGCGCCGAGGTCTTCTCCGCCATTGCCAACGACACCACCAAAATTCACCCCGAGGACAGGGAAAAAATCAGTCTGTTGCAAAAGCTCGCCGAAACGGCTATCGACTTCGACGCCATCGACAGCTTATTCTGA
- a CDS encoding substrate-binding domain-containing protein, protein MFFVTMRRFMVGITLLILASTPALANDQLQSTTKGPAEPGIVRACVIGGMTMTGLWNEIVQRFEAEHPYKVKLVATGARPKISPAFRRGEADFLVMHSGDITTDLVADGYGINMRACARNDLVLLGPASDPAGIRGFKDGAKALQRIAETKSTFLDVNSNGPREIGHTLWKRAGIRPKGDWFIQDEALRSDDIPLYADKKNAYFIFGRMPITQDKHPSGKVVILVDQDPTMRRPYVFMEANPARSPHVNQAGAKALGDFILSERIQTFMAGYGKEQNGGVPFFYPVWPVGPAMHPGQ, encoded by the coding sequence ATGTTTTTTGTGACAATGCGCCGTTTCATGGTTGGAATAACCCTGCTGATCCTGGCAAGCACACCGGCACTGGCCAACGACCAACTACAATCCACAACCAAAGGGCCCGCCGAGCCCGGTATCGTGCGTGCCTGCGTTATCGGCGGCATGACCATGACCGGCCTGTGGAACGAAATCGTGCAACGCTTCGAGGCCGAGCATCCTTACAAGGTGAAATTGGTCGCCACAGGGGCCCGGCCGAAGATATCCCCCGCTTTTCGCCGCGGCGAGGCCGATTTTCTGGTCATGCATTCCGGGGACATCACCACGGACCTGGTGGCAGACGGTTACGGCATCAACATGCGCGCCTGCGCCCGCAACGACCTCGTATTGCTCGGGCCGGCTTCCGATCCGGCCGGCATCCGGGGGTTCAAGGACGGCGCCAAAGCGCTCCAGCGCATCGCCGAAACAAAAAGTACCTTTCTCGACGTGAACAGCAACGGCCCCCGGGAAATCGGTCACACCCTCTGGAAAAGGGCCGGCATCCGCCCAAAGGGCGACTGGTTCATCCAGGACGAAGCGCTCCGGTCTGACGATATTCCTTTATATGCCGACAAAAAAAACGCTTATTTCATCTTTGGCCGCATGCCTATTACCCAAGACAAACACCCCAGTGGCAAGGTTGTGATCCTGGTTGACCAGGACCCTACCATGCGCCGGCCTTATGTGTTTATGGAGGCCAACCCTGCCCGATCGCCCCATGTCAATCAGGCGGGAGCAAAGGCCCTGGGCGATTTCATATTATCGGAGCGAATCCAGACCTTCATGGCCGGTTACGGCAAGGAGCAAAACGGCGGGGTTCCGTTTTTCTACCCGGTCTGGCCTGTCGGTCCCGCCATGCACCCCGGCCAATGA
- the recA gene encoding recombinase RecA, translating into MTTDNRERAIDLAMGQIEKQFGKGSIMRLGEDAIVPDVATIPTGALSLDIALGVGGVPRGRIIEIYGPESSGKTTLALHIVAEAQKKGGIAAFVDAEHALDIHYARKLGVRTDDLLVSQPDTGEQALEITEVLVRSGAIDVLVIDSVAALVPRAEIEGEMGDAHVGLQARLMSQALRKLTGTINKSNCCVIFINQIRMKIGVMFGNPETTTGGNALKFYSSVRMDIRKIATLKQGQDVIGSRTRVKVVKNKIAPPFKEAEFDIMYGQGISREGDVLDLGAAAEIVDKSGAWYSFDSERIGQGRENAKQFLREHPETCQTIEDRLLEHYGLKQLPVAAEEAE; encoded by the coding sequence ATGACGACCGACAATCGTGAACGCGCCATCGACCTGGCCATGGGCCAGATCGAAAAACAGTTCGGCAAAGGCAGCATCATGCGTCTTGGCGAAGACGCCATCGTGCCGGACGTCGCCACCATCCCGACCGGAGCCCTGAGCCTCGATATCGCCCTGGGTGTAGGTGGCGTACCGCGCGGCCGCATTATCGAAATATACGGGCCGGAATCGTCGGGCAAAACCACCCTCGCCCTGCACATCGTTGCCGAGGCGCAGAAAAAAGGCGGCATTGCCGCATTTGTCGATGCCGAGCATGCCCTCGACATCCATTATGCGCGCAAACTCGGCGTGCGCACCGATGACCTGCTGGTATCCCAGCCCGACACCGGTGAGCAGGCCCTGGAAATCACCGAGGTGCTGGTACGCAGCGGCGCCATTGACGTCCTGGTCATCGACTCCGTAGCCGCCCTGGTACCGCGCGCCGAGATTGAAGGCGAAATGGGCGATGCCCATGTCGGCCTGCAGGCACGCCTCATGTCCCAGGCCCTGCGGAAACTGACCGGCACCATCAACAAATCGAACTGTTGCGTGATCTTTATCAACCAGATCCGTATGAAAATCGGCGTCATGTTCGGCAATCCTGAAACCACCACCGGTGGTAATGCCCTCAAATTTTACTCCTCGGTACGCATGGATATCCGCAAAATCGCCACCCTCAAGCAGGGCCAGGATGTTATCGGCAGCCGTACCCGGGTCAAGGTGGTCAAAAACAAAATCGCGCCGCCCTTCAAGGAAGCCGAATTCGACATCATGTACGGTCAGGGCATCTCCCGGGAAGGGGACGTTCTTGATCTCGGTGCCGCCGCCGAAATTGTCGACAAAAGCGGAGCCTGGTATTCCTTTGACAGCGAACGCATCGGCCAGGGTCGGGAAAACGCCAAGCAGTTCCTGCGCGAGCATCCCGAGACCTGCCAGACCATTGAGGATCGGCTGCTTGAACATTACGGTTTGAAACAGCTCCCCGTAGCGGCTGAAGAGGCTGAATAA
- the larC gene encoding nickel pincer cofactor biosynthesis protein LarC, with the protein MSLLFLDTFAGISGDMFLGLLVDLGVPLPSIQEGLDRLPVTGYQLHQQRTERQHVAACKIIVEHEEQHHHRTWRDIDRMLAESSLKPTVVDLARRIFRRIGEAEAKIHGRALDEVHFHEVGAIDSIVDIVGAAVGLDYLHPDRIVCAPLPLTRGTVHCAHGSFPLPAPATLEILRGLPTVGDTAEVELVTPTGAAIAAETAEFGDLPAMTLERVGYGAGDRQLSDRPNLLRGLLGTADDPWEGETDRITILECHLDDANPEWLGALMEHLLEEGALDVAFAPLQMKKNRPGVHLTVLAPQDKTVALARRILRESTAGGLRYQEATRFKLRRQIERLTTPLGEVHIKLFYEGDKLLRLAPEFDSCQKLAQSSGLPLPEIYRLAEQTAYDFFRKKG; encoded by the coding sequence ATGAGCTTGTTGTTTCTGGATACCTTCGCAGGCATTTCCGGCGACATGTTTCTCGGCCTGCTGGTCGATCTGGGCGTTCCGCTACCCTCTATTCAAGAGGGATTGGACAGGCTGCCGGTGACGGGCTACCAACTGCACCAGCAGCGCACCGAGCGCCAGCACGTGGCCGCGTGCAAAATCATTGTTGAACACGAGGAACAACACCATCACCGCACCTGGCGAGACATCGACCGCATGCTGGCCGAAAGTTCCCTTAAACCAACCGTGGTCGATCTTGCCCGCCGTATCTTTCGCCGCATCGGCGAAGCTGAGGCGAAAATCCACGGCCGCGCCCTGGACGAAGTGCATTTCCATGAAGTCGGCGCCATCGACTCCATTGTCGATATCGTCGGCGCCGCCGTCGGCCTCGACTACCTGCATCCCGACCGGATCGTTTGCGCCCCCCTGCCCCTGACCCGCGGCACCGTGCACTGTGCGCACGGCAGTTTTCCGCTGCCGGCTCCGGCCACCCTGGAAATCTTGCGTGGACTGCCCACCGTCGGCGATACAGCCGAAGTGGAACTGGTCACCCCGACCGGCGCGGCCATTGCCGCCGAAACCGCCGAGTTCGGCGACCTGCCCGCCATGACCCTGGAACGCGTCGGTTATGGCGCCGGTGACCGCCAGCTCAGCGACCGCCCCAATCTGCTGCGCGGCCTGTTGGGAACAGCCGACGATCCCTGGGAAGGCGAAACGGACCGCATCACCATTCTGGAGTGCCACCTTGACGATGCCAATCCGGAGTGGCTCGGCGCACTGATGGAACATTTGCTCGAAGAAGGGGCACTGGACGTCGCCTTCGCCCCTTTGCAGATGAAGAAGAACCGGCCCGGTGTACACCTGACGGTACTGGCACCGCAGGATAAAACGGTTGCTCTCGCCCGCCGCATTCTGCGCGAGAGCACGGCCGGCGGCCTGCGCTACCAGGAAGCCACCCGGTTCAAACTGCGCCGCCAGATCGAGCGTCTGACCACGCCTCTAGGCGAGGTACACATCAAGCTTTTTTACGAGGGCGACAAACTGTTACGGCTGGCTCCCGAATTCGACAGCTGCCAGAAACTGGCACAAAGCAGCGGGCTGCCACTACCCGAGATCTACCGTCTGGCGGAACAGACCGCCTACGACTTTTTCCGCAAGAAAGGTTGA
- a CDS encoding TonB-dependent receptor plug domain-containing protein, translating into MKLMKAQLVTILIGAMMVGGAASSYAATTDDGVYRLGEVVVAGEESIVESVGTTHKVTAEEIEKRGVRSLDEAIDMLPGVHVRTAADGAPRIDIRGFRTRHVKLLLNGTPFNSTYDGQFDPALISVENIAEITVTTGGGSELYGSGGNAGVINIVTKKATKGVHGSVGAELAEVDATLLRATGAYGTDKYDLFISGSIYERDAYRLSNHYGEEKYEDGGDRENSDRERDNLFVNLGYQPTDATLLGLTFSYLNGKRGKPPIALEGDKKKSGYDPFAKKIKYERQEDEEFNVQLAASHDFAGPLSVKGWAYFNTLDVEETQYKNSDYDEIKSQLDSETEISGANLQLAYDLKNYGHVTLGVMAENDDYEAVDDDGVKSDGDFQLYSASLEYEVTPLNKLGVVVGAGAHWQDRENDNEEDFSYLVGLTYDLFEGTRLKASHSRKVRFPTIRDLYDTDDGKINEDLSAEISWHYEMGIEQMLPASTMLSVTGFYIDIEDYIEKNEDDVRENYEEYEFYGVEVAAENRYFDSLFLRASYTYMHTEDKSDDSDRDELQNRPEHKVTLESTYTLPWGLTAYAGAQYITDNYYYSSDGTQQDRLPSTFLVDLKLNKSAANGAIDLYVGVDNLFDEDYEQSYGFPLAGRTIYGGATWKF; encoded by the coding sequence ATGAAACTAATGAAAGCGCAATTGGTCACGATCCTGATCGGGGCCATGATGGTCGGTGGCGCGGCAAGTTCGTACGCGGCCACAACCGACGACGGCGTTTATCGCCTCGGCGAGGTCGTGGTGGCCGGTGAGGAGTCGATAGTCGAATCGGTCGGTACGACCCACAAGGTAACGGCAGAAGAGATCGAGAAACGCGGAGTGCGTAGTCTCGACGAGGCCATCGACATGCTGCCCGGCGTACATGTCCGTACTGCCGCCGATGGTGCGCCGCGTATCGATATCCGCGGCTTCCGTACCCGTCATGTCAAGTTGCTGCTCAATGGTACTCCCTTCAACAGTACCTACGACGGTCAGTTCGATCCGGCGTTGATTTCCGTTGAAAATATCGCCGAGATTACCGTCACTACAGGCGGCGGCTCCGAACTCTATGGGTCGGGCGGCAATGCCGGGGTTATCAACATCGTGACCAAAAAAGCCACCAAGGGGGTGCACGGTTCTGTTGGTGCCGAGTTGGCCGAAGTCGATGCGACTTTGCTGCGTGCCACCGGAGCTTACGGCACGGATAAATATGACCTGTTTATCAGCGGCAGTATTTACGAACGCGATGCCTATCGTCTTTCCAACCATTATGGTGAGGAAAAATACGAAGACGGAGGCGACCGGGAAAACAGCGACCGCGAGCGGGACAACTTGTTTGTAAACCTCGGCTATCAGCCGACGGATGCCACTTTGCTTGGTTTGACCTTCAGCTATTTGAATGGCAAGAGGGGTAAGCCGCCGATCGCCCTTGAAGGCGATAAAAAGAAATCGGGATATGATCCTTTTGCCAAAAAAATAAAATACGAGCGGCAGGAGGACGAGGAATTCAATGTGCAGCTGGCTGCCAGTCACGATTTTGCCGGGCCGTTGAGTGTCAAAGGATGGGCTTATTTCAACACGCTGGACGTGGAGGAAACCCAGTACAAGAACTCGGACTACGATGAGATCAAATCACAGCTTGATTCCGAAACCGAAATCTCCGGCGCCAACCTGCAATTGGCGTATGATCTGAAGAATTACGGCCACGTGACCCTTGGGGTGATGGCGGAGAATGACGATTATGAGGCGGTTGATGACGACGGTGTAAAATCTGATGGGGATTTCCAACTTTATTCGGCCAGTCTCGAATATGAAGTCACTCCGCTGAATAAACTCGGCGTGGTTGTCGGTGCGGGCGCCCATTGGCAGGATCGCGAAAACGACAACGAAGAGGATTTTTCCTATCTTGTCGGTCTGACCTACGATCTGTTTGAGGGCACCCGTCTGAAGGCTTCTCATTCTCGCAAGGTGCGGTTTCCCACCATTCGCGATCTTTACGATACCGATGATGGCAAAATTAACGAAGATTTGTCGGCTGAGATCTCCTGGCATTACGAAATGGGTATCGAGCAGATGCTTCCGGCCAGCACTATGCTTTCGGTGACGGGTTTCTATATCGATATCGAAGATTACATCGAGAAAAATGAAGACGATGTTCGTGAGAACTACGAGGAGTACGAGTTTTACGGTGTGGAAGTCGCGGCGGAGAACCGGTATTTCGATAGCCTGTTTCTGCGCGCCAGCTATACCTACATGCACACCGAGGATAAATCTGACGATAGCGACCGGGATGAGCTGCAGAACCGGCCTGAGCACAAGGTTACTCTCGAATCCACCTATACCCTGCCCTGGGGCCTGACCGCTTATGCGGGTGCTCAATACATCACCGATAATTACTATTACAGCAGTGACGGTACCCAGCAGGACCGGTTGCCGAGTACTTTCCTTGTCGACTTAAAGCTTAACAAGTCGGCGGCTAACGGTGCTATCGATCTTTACGTGGGCGTCGATAACCTGTTCGACGAGGATTATGAGCAGAGCTATGGATTCCCCCTGGCCGGTCGTACCATTTACGGCGGCGCGACCTGGAAATTCTGA
- the larB gene encoding nickel pincer cofactor biosynthesis protein LarB, with amino-acid sequence MNPSELHKLLSAIRSGQVSVEEGLSRLATLPFEDVGEALIDHHRGLRQGAPEVIFGQGKTSEQILRIAEGLLNGNNNVLVTRLDADKAAPLVERWPEAAYDPLGRTLTIVRHAVATTGRGPILVICAGTSDLPVAREASTAARMLGNRVEELADVGVAGLHRLLAHLDQLRRASVIIAVAGMEGALPSVIGGLVAAPVIAVPTSVGYGASLGGVAALLGMLNSCASGVTVVNIDNGFGAACAAARINRQEQP; translated from the coding sequence ATGAACCCCAGCGAACTACATAAGCTGCTTAGCGCTATCCGTTCCGGCCAAGTGTCGGTGGAAGAGGGTCTGTCGCGCCTGGCCACCTTGCCTTTCGAGGATGTCGGCGAAGCACTGATCGACCACCACCGGGGCCTGCGGCAGGGCGCTCCCGAGGTGATTTTCGGCCAGGGCAAAACGTCCGAGCAGATTCTGCGCATAGCCGAGGGCCTGCTGAACGGCAACAACAACGTACTTGTAACCCGCCTCGATGCCGACAAGGCCGCCCCACTTGTAGAACGCTGGCCGGAAGCCGCATACGACCCCCTGGGCCGCACCCTGACCATTGTCCGGCATGCTGTTGCGACAACCGGCCGCGGCCCGATCCTGGTGATCTGCGCCGGCACGTCCGACCTGCCGGTAGCACGGGAAGCCTCCACGGCGGCACGCATGCTGGGCAACCGCGTTGAGGAACTGGCCGATGTCGGCGTCGCCGGCCTCCACCGTCTGCTGGCGCATCTCGATCAGCTGCGCCGTGCCTCGGTCATCATTGCAGTCGCCGGCATGGAAGGGGCGCTGCCCTCCGTCATCGGAGGCCTGGTGGCGGCCCCGGTCATCGCCGTGCCCACCTCTGTCGGCTACGGCGCGTCCCTGGGCGGCGTAGCGGCGCTGCTCGGCATGCTCAATTCCTGTGCCAGCGGCGTCACGGTGGTCAATATCGACAACGGCTTCGGCGCAGCCTGCGCCGCCGCCCGCATCAACCGACAGGAGCAGCCATGA